A stretch of Plectropomus leopardus isolate mb chromosome 24, YSFRI_Pleo_2.0, whole genome shotgun sequence DNA encodes these proteins:
- the LOC121962919 gene encoding sodium/potassium-transporting ATPase subunit beta-233-like translates to MPSNKDDGGWKKFLWDSEKGELLGRTGGSWFKILLFYVIFYGCLAGIFIGTIQALLLTLSNYKPTWQDRVAPPGLTHTPRSDKAEVSFNLNDVETYLPYTKALRDFLAKYDDESQRDQMKYEDCGDEPGEYKNRGDLESDVGIRKACRFSRSLLGPCSGIEDREFGFKEGKPCLIVKLNRIVNFRPKPPTSNESIPEEAQPKVQPNVIPLFCTNKKEEDAGKIGEIKYYGIGSGFPLQYYPYYGKLLHPQYLQPLVALQFTNLTMNTELRVECKVYGDNINYSDKDRYQGRFDIKIQVNSL, encoded by the exons atgccTTCAAATAAAGACGATGGAGGATGGAAGAAGTTTCTGTGGGACTCGGAGAAAGGAGAGCTGCTCGGTCGTACCGGAGGCAGTTGGT TCAAAATCCtattgttttatgtcattttctacGGCTGCCTGGCGGGAATCTTCATTGGAACCATCCAAGCCTTGCTGCTCACCCTGAGTAACTACAAGCCCACCTGGCAGGACAGAGTCGCCCCCCCTG GCCTTACACACACCCCACGATCAGACAAAGCTGAAGTGAGCTTCAATCTCAATGACGTGGAGACCTACCTGCCTTACACCAAGGCCTTGAGGGACTTCCTGGCCAAGTACGACGACGAATCCCAGAGGGACCAGATGAAATACGAGGACTGTGGAG ACGAGCCTGGAGAGTACAAGAACAGGGGCGACTTGGAGAGTGATGTTGGCATCAGGAAGGCTTGCCGTTTCTCCAGGAGCCTGCTGGGACCATGCTCCGGCATTGAGGACCGCGAGTTTGGTTTCAAGGAGGGCAAACCCTGCCTCATTGTAAAGCTCAACAGGATTGTCAACTTCCGTCCAAAg CCTCCTACCTCTAATGAGAGCATCCCCGAGGAGGCTCAACCAAAGGTGCAGCCCAATGTCATCCCTCTCTTCTGCACCAACAAG AAAGAAGAGGATGCCGGAAAAATCGGGGAGATTAAGTACTATGGTATCGGCAGCGGCTTCCCCCTGCAGTATTACCCATACTACGGCAAGCTGCTGCACCCTCAATACCTGCAGCCGCTGGTGGCTCTGCAGTTCACCAACCTGACCATGAACACTGAACTGCGCGTCGAGTGCAAAGTGTACGGAGACAACATCAACTATAGCGACAAGGACCGTTACCAGGGACGCTTTGACATCAAGATCCAGGTGAACAGTTTATGA